DNA from Stenotrophomonas acidaminiphila:
GCGATGCTGCTCAATGCGCCGGTGGCGCGCTTCAAGGCGCTGTTCCGCACCGCGCTGTTCGCGCCGGTGGTGACCACCCTGGTGGCGGTGGCGGTGATCTGGCGCTACCTGTTCCACACCCGCTACGGGTTGGTGAACTGGGCGCTGGGGCAGGTCGGCGTCAACCCGGTGGACTGGCTCGGCGATCCGCACTGGGCGATGCCGACCATCATCCTGTTCGCGGTGTGGAAGAACTTCGGCTACAACATGGTGATCTTCCTGGCCGGCCTGCAGGCCATCCCGCGCGACCTGTACGAGGCCGCGCGGATCGACGGCGCCTCGCGCTGGAAGCAGTTCCTGCACATCACCCTGCCCATGCTCGGGCCGGTGCTGCTGGTGGTCGGGGTGATCACCGTCTCGGGCTATTTCCAGCTGTTCGCCGAGCCCTACGTGATGACCCGCGGCGATCCGCTGCAGAGCACGGTGAGCGTGCTGTATTACATGTTCGAGGAAGGCTTCAAGTGGTGGAACCTGGGGCGTGCTTCGGCGGTGGCGTTCCTGCTGTTCCTGATCATCCTGGGCGTGACCACGCTGATGTTGCGCTACGGCAGGCGCAGGGAGCTGGTATGAGTCGCGAAATCGGCCAATCGCGTGCCTGGGGCGCGTGGGTCAATGCGGCCCTGCTGCTGCTGGCCTTCGTCAGCCTGGCGCCGCTGGCGTGGATGGTGTCGGTGTCGTTCATGCCCAGCGGGCAGGCCTCGCAGTTCCCGCCGCCGCTGCTGCCGGCGCAGGCCACCATCGACAACTACCGGCAGCTGTTCGCGCGCACCGGCATGGCCGGCAACTTTCTCAACAGCCTGGGCATGTCGGCGGGCATCACCGTGGGCTCGCTGCTGTTCAACACCCTGGCGGGTTATGCCTTCGCCAAGCTGCGCTTTGCCGGCCGCGAGCGGGTGTTCCAGGCGCTGCTGGCGGCGCTGGTGATCCCGGCGCAGGTGGCGATGCTGCCGCTGTTCCTGCTGATGAAGCAGCTGGGGCTGGTCAATACCTGGGGCGGGGTGGTGGTGCCGGCGCTGGCCAGCGTGTTCGGCATCTTCCTGGTGCGGCAGTACGCACGCTCGATCCCCGACGAGCTGCTGGAGGCGGCGCGCATCGACGGCGCCAGCGAGGCCCGCATCTTCTTCCAGATCGTGCTGCCCATGCTCAAGCCGGTGCTGGTGACGCTGGCGATCTTCACGTTCATGGGTGCATGGAACGACTTCATGTGGCCGTTGATCGTGCTCACCGACCAGGAGCACTACACCCTGCCGGTGGCGTTGGCCTCGCTTTCGCGCGAGCACATCATGGACGTGGAAATGATGATGGCCGGCGCGGTGGTCACCGTGGTGCCGGTGCTGGCGCTGTTCCTGCTGCTGCAGCGCTACTACATCCAGGGGCTGCTGCTGGGCAGCGTGAAGGGGTGAGCGGGCGCGCCTGCCACGGCGTGTCCGGCGCGTCGGCGGATGCCGGGCCGTGCCCCGGCCGCGCGGGGCGTTCCGGCACCGGCGGCGTCCCGCCGGGACGGACGGCCCGACGCCGCAGCAGGGTCTGCACCCGCTTCCAGTTCTGGGAAAATCACACCATGGCCGCCGCCCCCGTACCGAGATCCACCGTGATGAGGATGAGAAGGTTCCTTGCCCTCCTGCTGTTCTGCACCGTGACCCTGGCCGGCAACGGCGGCGCGGCCGAGGGCGGCAGCCGGGTGCTGGCGAAGTTCGACGATATCGGTGCCTGGCAGCTGATCACCTCGCCGCAGGTCAGCGGTTCGCTGCGGCCGGTGAACGGCAATGGCGGCCGCGCGCTGTGCCTGGACTACGATTTCCACGAGGTCTCCGGCTACGCCGGCATCCGTCGCCGGCTGGATGTCACCTGGCCGGACAACTACCAGGTGAGCTTCGGCCTGCGTGGCGACTCGCCGGCCAACGACCTGCAGTTCAAGCTGATCGACGCCAGCGGCGACAACGTGTGGTGGGTCAACCGCAGCGGCTACCGCTTCCCCAAGGACTGGACCCGGGTGAGCTACCGCAAGCGCCACATCGACAAGGCCTGGGGGCCGGGCCAGGACCCGGTCCTGCGGCGCAGCGCCGCGGTGGAGTTCACTATTTACAGCAAGGTGGGCGGCAAGGGCACGGTGTGCTTCGACCAGCTCACGCTGCAGCCGCTGCCCAAGGAGGACGGCTCGGCGCTGACCGCCAGCGTCATCGCCGATACCGCGACCGCGCTGCAGCAGCGCATCGCCGACGGCCGGCCGGACACGGTATGGATCAGCGGCGGGGTCAAGCAGCAGACCGTCAGCCTGGACCTGGGCAAGGTGCGCGAGTTCGGCGGCGCGGTGATCCAATGGGTGCCGGGGCTGGAGGCGTCGCGCTACGTGGTGCAGGCCTCGGTCGACGGGCGCGACTGGCGCAGGCTGCGCGAGGTGAGCGCCGGCGGTGGCGACCGCGACTGGCTGGCGTTGCCCGAGACCGAGGCACGCTACCTGCGTTTCGACCTCATCGACGGCCCCAGCTGGCGCTACGGCATCCGCGACATCAGCCTGAAGCCGCTGGCGTTCGCCGCCACGCCCAATGACTTCGTCCGCTCGGTCGCGCGCGACCTGCCGCGCGGGTCGCTGCCGCGCGGCTTTTCCGGCGAACAGCCGTACTGGACCCTGCTGGGCCTGGACGGCGGCAGCGAGCAGGCGTTGATGGGCGAGGACGGCACCCTGGAGGCGGTGCGCGCCGGTTTCAGCATCGAGCCGTTCGTGGTGCTCGACGGCAAGGTGCTGGGCTGGGCCGACGTCAGCGCCAGCCAGCGCCTGCAGGATGGCTACCTGCCGATTCCCTCGGTGGAATGGAAGCACGACCGGTTCGGCCTGCAGGTGACCGGCTTCGTCCAGGGCCGGCCCGGGCAGGCGCAGCTGGTGGCGCGCTACCGCCTGCACAACCCGGACAAGGTGGCGCACGAGTACCGGCTGGCGCTCGCGGTACGGCCGTTCCAGGTCAACCCGCCCAGCCAGTTCCTCAATACCGTCGGTGGCGTGAGCCGGATCGAGCGCCTGGCGATCCAGGGCGCGCAGGTGGCGGTCAACGGCCAGCCGCGGGTGTTCGCGATGACACCGCCCGATGCCGGTTTCGCCAGTGCGTTCGACAGCAAGCTCGACGTCACCCACCTGGCCGACCGCACCCTGCCGG
Protein-coding regions in this window:
- a CDS encoding sugar ABC transporter permease, yielding MKRGTLAGWVFAAPALIVIGVFFGLPVLSALALSLTDFDLYALADPHNLRFVGLHNYLDLLRTPMFWKSLGNTAYFVVLGVPLSIALSLGVAMLLNAPVARFKALFRTALFAPVVTTLVAVAVIWRYLFHTRYGLVNWALGQVGVNPVDWLGDPHWAMPTIILFAVWKNFGYNMVIFLAGLQAIPRDLYEAARIDGASRWKQFLHITLPMLGPVLLVVGVITVSGYFQLFAEPYVMTRGDPLQSTVSVLYYMFEEGFKWWNLGRASAVAFLLFLIILGVTTLMLRYGRRRELV
- a CDS encoding sugar ABC transporter permease, with amino-acid sequence MSREIGQSRAWGAWVNAALLLLAFVSLAPLAWMVSVSFMPSGQASQFPPPLLPAQATIDNYRQLFARTGMAGNFLNSLGMSAGITVGSLLFNTLAGYAFAKLRFAGRERVFQALLAALVIPAQVAMLPLFLLMKQLGLVNTWGGVVVPALASVFGIFLVRQYARSIPDELLEAARIDGASEARIFFQIVLPMLKPVLVTLAIFTFMGAWNDFMWPLIVLTDQEHYTLPVALASLSREHIMDVEMMMAGAVVTVVPVLALFLLLQRYYIQGLLLGSVKG